The genomic interval TCGCCGCTGTATCCGCACACCCGTCGCCTGCGCCGGCACTTTCATCGGAGGCAACAGCTTGCGCACCGTCACCTCTACCGCCGACGCGGGAAAGTTCTGCAGGATGTCTTCGGCGATTCGCTCCGCCAACGTCTCGATAAGCCGATACTGGTTCTCCGTGCCGATGGCTAACACACGCTTCGCCACCGCCGAGTAGTTGATGGTCTTCGACAGGTCATCACTCTGGGCGGCGGAACGGGTATCGTACTCCAGCACGATGTCCACGCTGTAGCGATGCCCCACCGCCTGCTCTTCGTCAGAAGCACCATGATAGGCGTGAAAGGTAATGCCTTCGATCAGTATAGCGTCAGGCATAGTGT from Bacillota bacterium carries:
- the folB gene encoding dihydroneopterin aldolase, which gives rise to MPDAILIEGITFHAYHGASDEEQAVGHRYSVDIVLEYDTRSAAQSDDLSKTINYSAVAKRVLAIGTENQYRLIETLAERIAEDILQNFPASAVEVTVRKLLPPMKVPAQATGVRIQRRR